A section of the Cuniculiplasma divulgatum genome encodes:
- a CDS encoding alpha/beta hydrolase, whose translation MQRREIHTNLGKISYLHRDGTIPIIFLHGLGGSGNNWIKLQQYLDPVFALYMPDLAGQGRTMIDNYDYTIGMQCRVIRSFADSLGISHPVLVGNSYGGWVSLRLVLSGMPVLHLFLVDSAGINKTVGEDTPEAMEAFVDRIMRMNPGNSRESIRQMIMNNATGREKLTDGELGSISVPATIIWGSEDRIISVEYAYQLHSLIHGSHLEIINGAGHTPQTSNPEEVAGIISRYIMEGKANK comes from the coding sequence TTCCTGCATGGCCTTGGGGGATCCGGAAACAACTGGATAAAGCTCCAGCAGTATCTTGATCCTGTATTTGCACTTTACATGCCGGATCTTGCAGGTCAGGGAAGAACGATGATTGACAATTATGATTATACAATTGGCATGCAGTGCAGGGTGATCCGCAGCTTCGCAGACAGTCTTGGCATCAGCCATCCTGTCCTGGTAGGTAACTCATATGGCGGCTGGGTATCACTCAGGCTGGTTCTGTCCGGCATGCCCGTATTGCATCTCTTCCTGGTTGATTCTGCAGGCATAAACAAAACTGTGGGTGAAGATACCCCAGAAGCTATGGAAGCATTTGTGGACAGGATCATGCGGATGAATCCAGGGAACAGCAGGGAAAGCATAAGGCAGATGATTATGAACAATGCCACAGGGCGGGAAAAGCTGACAGATGGAGAACTTGGGTCCATTTCTGTTCCCGCAACAATAATCTGGGGTTCAGAGGACAGGATAATTTCGGTGGAATATGCCTATCAGCTTCATTCACTCATACATGGCAGCCATCTTGAGATCATAAATGGTGCAGGGCATACTCCGCAGACTTCCAACCCGGAGGAGGTTGCCGGAATTATCTCCAGATACATTATGGAAGGCAAGGCCAATAAATAA